CGAGTCCAGAGCCTTCCAGCCCTTGTCCCGGATGTACCAGCGCAGGAAGGTGTCCCGCAAAAACATTGGAAGTTTCGCCTCCGAGCTGACGTCCTTGCGGCGGAATTCGCGCCAGGCCCGTTGCAGGGGCGTCTTAAGGTCTTCAAGAACGTCACGCTCGAAACACTCGTACTCTGCTCGACGCATCTGAGCAGTACTCTCATTCAGCAACGCCTCTGCGTCGTTCAAAAGTGACTCTTCGTGCCTCTTGCGGAGCACCGCCAGGTTGTTCTTAGTCGTCGTGTCGGCCGTCTGCAAGGGCTTGCCGATGGCTTTGACCTCGACGTCCAGGACGTCCTCCCTTGAGGGCGGCTGGGCCACAATGACTTTCCGCAAATAGTTTGCCGGGTTGGCGATGGGTTCGCTCAGTTTGCGGCGTTCCATGGCTTCAAGGCCGGCCCCCATGCGTGGCCCGTACTTTTCGTAGATTCCCTCAGCTTCGTGTTGCGAGATACCCAGGTGGATGGCTCGTGCAATGAGGGTGAGGTCCTCCGTCGGCATCTCGAGTCCGTCCTTAGTCCCGAGCTTTGCTGACCTTCCTTGTCGCTTCGGCTGGACGATGAAGCGGATGAATTCAACTCGGCGGCCGAGGCGTTGCTCATGGATGGCAATGGTGAACGGAATCTGCGGCACGTTCGGGTCATTCACGTCCCGGAGCGCCGGCTTGAGAACGTCCCTCATGAATGTCTTGTACTCGAGCCCCTCCACTTGCCTGTCGGCGTTTCCGGTGAGCGGCACGACCCACTGGCGCCAGGGGAGCGCTTGGCTCTGGAATCCCTTGCCGTCGTTGAAGTACCGTTGCCCCAGTTCGTACAGGACGTGTGCTGCGTGAGTCGACATCTTTGGCCCGACGTCTAGAGCCACTTTTGCGTAGAACTCCGGCCGCAGCATCTTCTGTCTGAGGTCGGGGTCGAAGTCGTAGAGCAGAACCGGTACCTCTCCCACCCGCTTTTGAATCGTTGCGTGCGAGATAAGGGT
The genomic region above belongs to Variovorax sp. PBL-E5 and contains:
- a CDS encoding RepB family plasmid replication initiator protein, with the translated sequence MTTLPSSPQAVWPLQASLLAGDGEPPRPARRRAKKGSSDTAGKGSAAEGKELDRFIKTVAPDGGYLRKPVEAILVTPKEGKLTLQARRFHNVLLRHAQASPLPAPGERFQMPLSQFVQNTRLEQVNNAYLAEVLRMLMTTTVEWGDASAKLSGPEYKWSAATLISHATIQKRVGEVPVLLYDFDPDLRQKMLRPEFYAKVALDVGPKMSTHAAHVLYELGQRYFNDGKGFQSQALPWRQWVVPLTGNADRQVEGLEYKTFMRDVLKPALRDVNDPNVPQIPFTIAIHEQRLGRRVEFIRFIVQPKRQGRSAKLGTKDGLEMPTEDLTLIARAIHLGISQHEAEGIYEKYGPRMGAGLEAMERRKLSEPIANPANYLRKVIVAQPPSREDVLDVEVKAIGKPLQTADTTTKNNLAVLRKRHEESLLNDAEALLNESTAQMRRAEYECFERDVLEDLKTPLQRAWREFRRKDVSSEAKLPMFLRDTFLRWYIRDKGWKALDSDDLLHWGAQRGLVEFRTA